In the genome of Perca fluviatilis chromosome 4, GENO_Pfluv_1.0, whole genome shotgun sequence, one region contains:
- the ddx19 gene encoding ATP-dependent RNA helicase DDX19B, with protein sequence MATDSWAQAVDEQEAAAESIGSLQIKDKPEENGTAANATDSSSAAAKSEVEGENKGTEEDDNEDKAAQSLLNKLIRNNLVNNTNQVEVLQKDPNSPLYSVKSFEELRLKPQLLQGVYGMGFNRPSKIQETALPMMLAEPPQNLIAQSQSGTGKTAAFVLAMLSHVDPNNRFPQCLCVSPTYELALQTGKVIEQMGKHYPEVKLVYAIRGNKLQRGMKLQEQIVIGTPGTMLDWCGKFKFIDPKKIKVFVLDEADVMIATQGHQDQSIRIQRMLPKNCQMLLFSATFEETVWNFAQRIVPDPNIIKLKREEETLDTIKQYYVLCNSREEKFHALCNIYGAITIAQAMIFCHTRKTAGWLAGELSREGHQVALLSGEMQVEQRAAVIDRFRDGKEKVLVTTNVCARGIDVEQVSVVINFDLPVDKDGNPDNETYLHRIGRTGRFGKRGLAINMVDSKMSMNILNRIQEHFSKKIEKLDTDDLDEIEKIAS encoded by the exons G GCACGGCTGCAAATGCAACAGACTCCAGCAGTGCAGCTGCAAAGTCAGAAGTTGAGGGAGAAAACAAGGGTACAGAAGAAGATGACAACG AGGACAAAGCTGCGCAGTCATTATTGAACAAGCTGATACGGAATAATCTGGTCAATAACACGAATCAAGTGGAAGTTCTCCAGAAGGATCCCAACTCTCCGCTCTACTCTGTCAAGTCTTTTGAGGAGTTGCGACT TAAACCACAGCTGCTTCAGGGCGTCTATGGCATGGGTTTCAACCGACCATCCAAAATCCAGGAGACTGCCTTACCTATGATGCTGGCCGAACC TCCACAGAATCTGATTGCCCAGTCACAGTCGGGAACAGGGAAAACAGCTGCCTTTGTCCTGGCCATGCTCAGTCATGTAGATCCCAACAACAGATTTCCCCAG tgcctgtgtgtgtcgcCCACCTATGAACTGGCACTTCAGACTGGCAAGGTAATCGAGCAGATGGGCAAACACTATCCTGAGGTCAAACTAGTCTACGCCATCAGAGGAAACAAAT TGCAGCGGGGCATGAAGCTGCAGGAACAGATAGTTATTGGCACACCTGGTACCATGCTGGACTGGTGTGGAAAATTCAAGTTCATAGACCCCAAGAAGATCAAGGTGTTTGTGCTTGACGAGGCTGACGTCATGATTGCCACACAGGGTCACCAGGACCAGAGCATCCGCATCCAGAG GATGCTGCCTAAAAACTGCCAGATGTTGCTGTTCTCAGCCACGTTTGAAGAGACAGTGTGGAACTTTGCCCAGCGTATTGTGCCTGACCCCAACATCATAAAGttgaagagagaggaggagacactGGACACCATCAAACAGTACTATGTGTTGTGCAACAGCAGGGAGGAGAAGTTCCACGCGCTCTGTAACATCTACGGAGCCATCACCATCGCCCAGGCCATGATCTTCTGCCAT ACAAGGAAGACTGCAGGCTGGCTGGCGGGGGAGCTGTCCAGAGAGGGCCACCAGGTGGCGCTGCTTAGCGGAGAGATGCAGGTGGAGCAGAGGGCTGCTGTCATCGACCGCTTCAGAGATGGCAAGGAGAAGGTCCTGGTCACAACAAACGTTTGTGCTCGAG GTATCGATGTCGAGCAGGTTTCTGTGGTGATCAACTTTGACTTGCCAGTAGACAAGGATGGTAACCCAGACAACGAGACATACCTGCACAGGATTGGCCGCACAGGTCGATTTGGCAAAAGGGGACTTGCCATCAACATGGTGGACAGCAAGATGAGCATGAACATCCTCAACAGGATCCAGGAGCATTTCA GTAAGAAAATTGAAAAACTAGACACCGATGATCTGGATGAAATTGAGAAAATCGCCAGCTAA